From one Thermomicrobiales bacterium genomic stretch:
- a CDS encoding alkaline phosphatase family protein: MNRRVAVIGLDCAEPSLIFDRWIEDLPNLRSLIERGTWGQLRSVDPPITVPAWSCMMTSRDPGELGIYGFRNRADHSYDRQFVADSRAVPVPRLWDHLGEAGKHVIVLGVPGTYPPAPVAGELVSCFLTPDPRVDQYTEPASLRDEIERLVGPYQVDVRNYRRADRDRILSEIYEMTEQHFAAARHLLDTRPWDFFMMVEIGVDRIHHAFWSFHDPTHRNYEPGNRYRDVIRNYYQYLDDQIGELLERFGDDDTVIVVSDHGAEPMRGAVCINQWLIGEGYLTLRSTPETITPFDVTNVDWSQTRVWGDGGYYGRIWLNVRGREPDGIVDPSEYEALRDELISRLEGLPDPDGQPIGTRVFRPEDLWLEQRGVAPDLIAYFGNLAWRSAGSIGHAGYHTFENDTGPDDANHARNGVFIMAGPGVPAGPRDGLSILDVAPTILGRFGIPPIERMRGQVIDIH, from the coding sequence GTGAATCGACGAGTGGCCGTCATCGGTCTCGACTGCGCGGAGCCGTCACTCATCTTCGACCGGTGGATCGAGGACCTGCCGAACCTCCGCTCGCTGATCGAACGCGGCACATGGGGCCAATTGCGGAGCGTTGACCCACCGATCACGGTGCCGGCGTGGAGCTGCATGATGACCAGCCGGGACCCGGGCGAGCTCGGCATCTACGGCTTTCGCAATCGGGCCGACCATAGTTACGACCGACAGTTCGTCGCCGACTCGCGAGCTGTGCCAGTCCCCAGGTTATGGGATCATCTCGGCGAAGCAGGGAAGCATGTGATCGTGCTCGGTGTGCCGGGCACATACCCGCCCGCTCCCGTCGCGGGGGAGCTGGTCTCCTGTTTTCTAACGCCGGATCCCCGTGTCGACCAATACACCGAGCCGGCATCGTTGCGCGATGAAATCGAGCGCCTTGTCGGCCCATATCAAGTCGACGTGCGGAACTACCGCCGCGCGGACCGCGATCGCATCCTCAGCGAGATCTACGAGATGACCGAACAGCACTTCGCGGCTGCCCGGCATCTGCTCGATACGCGCCCGTGGGATTTCTTCATGATGGTCGAGATCGGTGTCGACCGCATCCATCATGCATTCTGGAGCTTCCACGATCCGACCCATCGGAACTATGAACCCGGCAACCGCTACCGCGACGTTATTCGCAACTACTACCAGTACCTCGACGACCAGATCGGAGAGCTCCTGGAACGCTTCGGCGATGACGACACGGTCATTGTCGTCTCGGATCACGGCGCGGAGCCCATGCGGGGCGCGGTCTGCATCAATCAATGGCTCATTGGCGAAGGGTATCTGACGCTGCGGTCGACCCCGGAGACGATTACGCCGTTCGACGTCACGAACGTCGACTGGTCGCAAACGCGCGTCTGGGGTGACGGCGGCTACTACGGGCGTATCTGGCTCAACGTCCGCGGCCGGGAGCCGGACGGGATCGTGGATCCGTCCGAGTACGAAGCGCTTCGCGACGAGCTGATTTCGCGACTGGAGGGACTACCCGATCCCGACGGCCAACCGATCGGGACGCGGGTGTTCCGTCCGGAAGACCTATGGCTGGAGCAACGTGGAGTCGCGCCGGATCTGATTGCCTATTTTGGCAACCTCGCGTGGCGCAGCGCTGGCAGCATCGGCCACGCTGGATATCACACCTTCGAGAACGATACCGGCCCCGACGACGCAAATCACGCCCGCAACGGGGTGTTCATCATGGCCGGCCCTGGCGTCCCAGCCGGCCCTCGCGACGGGCTGAGCATCCTCGACGTTGCGCCGACGATCCTCGGCCGCTTCGGCATACCTCCGATCGAGAGGATGCGCGGCCAGGTCATCGATATCCACTGA